One Sphingomonas endolithica genomic window, CGTGTCCCACGGCTATTCATTCGAGCATAGCTCGTCATCCCCGCGCAAGCGGGGATCCATACCGCCCGACTTCGCGGCTAAGTCTTGACGTCCGAGCTTATGGATCCCCTCCTGCGCGGAGACGACGAGGACGGGTCGAACGCGATCCCGAGCCTAGCGTTGCACCAGCATCGGGCCGAGCGGCTGGCCCGCGAACAAATGGACGTGCAGATGCGGCACTTCCTGCCCTGCCTGGCGCCCGGTGTTGGCGAGCAGGCGATAGCCGCGCGGCACCAGCCCGGCATCGCGCGCCACATGGCCGACCGCACGGACGAAGCCGGCGATTTCCTCGGCGGAGCCCTTCTCGCTGAAATCGTCCCATGAAACGTAAGGACCGCGCGGGATCACCAGGATGTGGATCGGCGCCTGTGCGTTGATATCGTGGAAGGCGATCGCCCATTCGTCCTCGTAGACTCGGCTCGACGGGATCTCGTCGCGCAGGATCTTGGCAAAGATGTTCTGGTCGTCATACGGCTTGGTCGCGTCGATCGGCATCATCCTGTCTCCCACATCACCCACAAGGCTACCGGCTACAAGCGAGGGTCACGCCCCCCGCGCCGCCTTCTCGTCGATCCCGGACACGCCCTCGCGCCGCATCATCTCGGCGCGGATGTCGTCCAGGCCCAGCTCGGCATCCGCCAGCAACACCATGAGATGGAACATCAGGTCCGTCGCCTCGGCGACCAATTCCTGGCGATCGTCCTGCAACGCGGCGATCACCGTCTCGACCGCCTCCTCGCCCACCTTCTGCGCGATCTTGCCGCGCCCGCGGGCGAACAATTGGGCAGTATAGGAGGTCGCCGGATCGGCGCCGCGACGGGCGTTGATCGTGGCTTCCAGCGTGTTCAGAAAATCCTGCGGCATGCCGGCATGGCTGGCGCAACCGCTGCGCGAGGTCAATCCTTACGCGGTGAACTGCGCCGCGCCGCGAACCGCGCGCGGAGCGCCCGGCGCACGATCCACACGCCGATGCATGCCAAGACGAACAAGGCGACGTCGGAGAGCTCCGGCTGCGTGCGCACCTTCGTCACGCCGGTATGCGCGGCGAAGATCGCGGTGGGCATGACGAACAGGATCAGGAAGAACAAGGTGCGCATGGGCAGCGGCATAGCCGGGCGCGGTTAACATTCCGCCACTGCGGTTCCCCGGCGGAGGCCGGGGTCCAGTAGTGACATCGGCAATGATCATGCGCGACGCCAGTTTCCCTCTGTTCCGCGACTGGACCTCGGCCTTCGCCGGGGAACAGTTAGGATACTGGTCGCCGCACCGGCACCCCTGCCGCCGCCAAGGCAGAATGCGCGTCGGCGATGCTCGCTTCGCCGAAGTGGAAGATGCTGGCTGCCAGCACCGCGCTCGCCCGCCCCTCGACCACGCCCGCGACCAGATCGTCCAGCCCGCCGACACCGCCCGATGCCACGACCGGCACCGCGACCTGATCGGCGATCGTGCGGATCAGGTCGAGATCGTAGCCACTGCGCGTCCCGTCGCGGTCCATCGAGGTGACGAGCAATTCCCCCGCCCCCAGCCGCACGAGGTTCAGCGCGTGCTCCACCGCGTCGATCCCGGTCGCCCGCCGGCCGCCATGCGTGAATACCTCCCAGCGGTCCCCCGTCCGCCGCGCGTCGACCGAGGCGACGCAGCATTGGCTGCCGAACCGGTCGGCGATCTCGGCCACCACCTCCGGCCGTGCCACTGCGGCGGAATTGACCGCGACCTTGTCCGCCCCGGCCAGCAGCAGCGCGCGCGCGTCGTCGGCCGAACGCACCCCGCCACCGACCGTCAACGGCATGAAACACACTGCCGCCGTCCGCCGCACCACGTCCAGGATCGTACCGCGCGCCTCATGGCTGGCGGTGATGTCGAGGAAGCAAAGCTCGTCCGCCCCTGCCGCATCATAGGCGCGCGCCTGCTCCACCGGATCGCCGGCGTCCTGCAAGTCGACGAAGTTCACGCCCTTGACGACGCGGCCGTTCGCCACATCGAGACAGGGGATGACACGGGCACGAACCGTCATGGTTCGATCCCCTGCCAGGCGAGCAGTAGGCTTGCCGAGACAAGCAGCGCCATCAGCACGCCCTGGACTGCGACCGAAATCCAGAATCCATAAGGATGCTCGTCGTAGCGGATGGAGATAGGCTGAGACGCGCCAAGGGGGATGACCGTGACGCCATCACGCACCTGCTTCCGCAGCAGCGGTATATAGAACGCGGTCACCGCCAGCGTCAGCACCGCGGTGAGCAGCTTGTTCACGCCGCTGCCGCCACACTGAGCGCGGCCGCCAGATCCAGCCGCCCGTCATACAGCGCGCGCCCGGTGATCACGCCCTCCACCCCGTCCTTGGAGTGCAGCGCCAGCACGTGGATCTCGCCGATCCCCTTCACGCCGCCGCTGGCGATCACCGGGATACGCACCGCGCGCGCCAGATCGACCGTCGCCTCAACGTTGCAGCCCTTCAGCATCCCGTCGCGCCCGACATCGGTGAACAACAAGGATGCGACCCCGGCATCCTCGAAGCGCCGCGCCATGTCGATCACCTCAACCGTTGAGACATCCGCCCAGCCGCGTGTCGCGACCATGCCGTCTTTGGCATCCACCGCGACGACGATCCCGCCGGGGAAGTCGCGCGCCGCCTCCTTTACCAGTTCCGGGTTTTCGAGCGCTGCAGTGCCGATCACGACGCGCGATACGCCAAGATCGAACCAGCGCTCAATCCCGGCGCGGTCGCGGATGCCGCCGCCCAATTGCACATGGCCCGGAAATTGCGCCACGATCGAGGCCACCGCCTCGCCATTCACCGACTTGCCGGCGAATGCGCCGTCGAGATCGACGACGTGCAGATATTCCGCGCCTTGCCCCGCAAACAGCATCGCCTGCGCCGCCGGATCGTCGCCATAGACGGTCGCGCGATCCATGTCGCCTTCGGCCAGCCGCACTACCTGCCCACCCTTCAGGTCGATCGCGGGAAAGACGATCAGGGACGCCATGCGAGAAACCTTTCGAGGAGCGCCAGGCCGTAGCGCTGGCTTTTTTCGGGGTGGAACTGCACCCCCAACATGTTGTCGCGCCCGATCGCCGCGGTGACCGGCCCGTCGTGCTCGGTCGTGGCAATGATGTCGGCGCCGCTATAGGCGTAGGAATGCAGGAAATAGGCCTCGCCCGGCTGGATCAGCGCATGGCGGGAAGTCGCCACGACATCGTTCCAGCCCATGTGCGGCACCTTGGCCGCCGGATCGGCCGGCGCGAGCCGCGTCACCCTGCCCTGCATCCAGCCAAGCCCCGGGTGGCTGCCATGCTCCTCGCCGGTTTCCGCCATCAACTGCATGCCGACGCACACGCCCAGGAACGGCGTACCCTCGTGGCGGACGCGCCGTTCGAGCGCCTCGATCATCCCCGGCACCGCGCGCAATGCCGAGGCACAGGCGGCAAACGCGCCGACACCGGGCAGGACGATACGATCGGCCTTGGCCACGGCATCGGCGTCGGCCGTGACCAGCACGTCGCTCGCCCCCGCCGCCTGCAACGCATTGTGCACCGAATGCAGGTTGCCGGCACCGTAATCGATCAGCGCCACACTCATTTCAGCAGCGCCGCAATCTCCGGCGCGGCAAAGCTGGCGTTGAAAGCAATCACCTGCGCCGTCGCGACACCGCTGGTCACGAACGGATCGCTCACCGCCAGTGCCTCCGCCTCCCGCCGATGCCCACGCGTCACGATCACACCGCCGCCACGCGGGTCCTGCCGCCCGGCGATCAGGAACACGCCCTCGTCGAACCCGCGCTTCAGCCAGGCGACATGGTTCGCCATATGCACGTCGACCTCGTCCAGCGGCGCGACATAATCGAGCAGGATCAGGCATAGCGGCCCGTCGGCGCGGTGCCGCGCGGCCATTTACAGCACGCCCTTGGTACTGGGGATCGCGTCGGCCTTGCGCGGATCGATCTCCACCGCCTCGCGCAGTGCACGGGCGACACCCTTGAACGCCGCTTCGGCGATGTGATGGTTGTTCTGCCCGTACAGCGTCTCGATGTGCAGCGTGATGCCGGCCGTCTGCGCCAAGGAATGGAAGAAATGCTCGAACATCTCGGTATCCATTTCGCCCAGCCGCTTCTGGCTGAACTCGGTCTTCCACACCAGCCAGGGGCGCCCGGATATGTCGATCGCCACCCGCGTGAGCGTCTCGTCCATCGGCGAGATCGCATCGGCGTAGCGGCGGATGCCGCGCTTGTCGCCGAGCGCGCGGGCGATGCACTCGCCGATCGCCAGGCCGGTATCCTCCACCGTGTGATGCTGGTCGATATGCAGGTCGCCGACCGTCTTGACGTCGAGATCGATCAGCGAATGCCGCGACAATTGCTCCAGCATGTGATCGAAGAAGCCGACCCCGGTCGAGACGTTGTACATGCCCGTCCCGTCGAGATTGACGGTGACGGCGATACTGGTCTCGCTGGTCGAGCGGCTGATGGTGGCGGTGCGCATGGCGACCCCAATAGCGCGTGTGCCCGCGCATGCAATCTTGACCCGCCCCCAAAGCGCGCTACCCAAGGGACATGACCGATGGAATGCCCGACAGCCTGATTCCGTATGACGAGATCGTCCAGGAGGCGCTGCGTGCCGTGGTCGGCCGCGTGCTGGGTTCGGTCGCGGAGAATGGTGGCCTGCCGGGCGATCATCACTTCTACATCACCTTCAAGACACAGGCCTCGGGGGTCGATATCCCGCAGCGGCTGATCGAGCGTTTCCCGGACGAAATGACGATAGTCATGCAGAATCGCTATTGGGATCTGCTGGTCGACGATATCGGCTTCTCGATCGGGCTCAGCTTCAACCAGATCCCGTCCAAGCTGGTCATCCCCTATGCAGCGATCACCGGCTTCCACGATCCCAGCGTAAATTTCGAACTGCGCTTCCAGGCGCAGGAAGGCCCGGACGGCCCCGACCCGCATGACGAAGCCGAAAATGACGGCCCGACGCTGGTGCCGGTCGAGGACGGTTCGAACGTCGTCGCCGTGGATTTCAAGCGCAAGAAATAGGGAGCGAGGCGATTAGCGAGCGCTAATCGCCGGTCGCGCAAGCGACGCGAACCGCCGGGGGGCGCGGCGCCGCCGCGGCCGACGTTATGGGGTTTACTCCCACGACTGCCTTTCACCACGAAGTTTGGCGGCGCCCCGGACTTGTTCCGGCGCACCCTGCACCGCACATCATGCATAACGGACCAAGTGGCACAGCGGATGCTGCGACAGGCCCGGCATGACGGAGCAGCCCATGACCGACACACGTACCGAAACCGATTCGTTCGGCCCGATCGAGGTTCCCGCCAGCGCCTATTGGGGCGCGCAGACCCAGCGTTCGATCGAAAACTTCCCGTTTGGCGCGCGCGAACGCATGCCGATCGAGATCGTCCATGCCTTGGCGCTGGTGAAGCAGGCGGCCGCGCGCGTGAACCGCGATCATGGCCTGCCTGCCGACATCGCCGATGCGATCGACACTGCAGCCGCCGAAGTTGCCGCCGGCAAGCTCGATGATCATTTCCCGTTGGTCATCTGGCAAACGGGCAGCGGCACGCAGAGCAACATGAACGTCAATGAGGTGATCGCCGGGCGTGCCAATGAACTGCTGACGGGGAAGCGCGGCGGCAAGTCCCCCGTCCACCCCAACGATCATGTCAATATGAGCCAGTCGTCCAACGACAGCTTTCCCACCGCGCTGCACATTGCCGCAGCGCTGACGGCGCGTGATCGGCTGATCCCGGCGATCAAGCAATTGGAGGCCAGTCTGCTGACCAAGGTGACCGCCTGGGGCGAGATCGTGAAGATCGGTCGCACGCACCTGCAGGACGCGACTCCGCTCACCCTGGGGCAGGAATTCTCGGGCTATTACGCACAGCTCCGCCTTGCCCGGACCCGCATCGTGCCGTTGATCGAGCATGGCCTAAGCAAGCTTGCGCAGGGGGGCACCGCGGTCGGCACGGGCCTCAACACGCCAGACGGCTTCGCCGAGGCATTTGCCGCCACCGTGTCAGACCTGACCGGATTCCCGTTCGAGACCGCGCCCAACAAGTTCGAGGCGCTCGCCACGCACGACACATTGGTCGACTTTTCCGGGCGGCTGAACACGCTTGCCGTGTCGCTCAGCAAGATCGCCAACGACATCCGCCTCCTCGGCTCTGGTCCGCGCTCGGGCATTGGCGAGCTCAACCTGCCCGAGAACGAGCCGGGCAGTTCGATCATGCCGGGCAAGGTGAACCCGACGCAGTGCGAGATGCTGACCATGGTTGCCGCGCAAGTGATCGGCAACCACACGGCCGTCACCGTCGGCGGGCTGCAAGGGCACCTCGAACTCAACGTGTTCAAGCCGCTGATCGGAGCGGCCGTGCTGCGCTCGATCGATCTGCTGACCGTCGGCATGGAGAGCTTTGCCGAACGCTGCGTCGATGGCCTGGAGCCCAACCGCGCGCGGATCGACGACCTCGTCGCCCGCTCGCTGATGCTGGTCACTGCGCTAGCGCCGGAGATCGGCTACGACAACGCCGCCAAGATCGCCAAGCACGCGCATGCCGAGGGCCTGACGCTGAAGGAGGCCGGGCTCGCGCTCGGCCTGGTTGACGAACCCACCTTCGACCGCCTCGTCCGCGCCGAAGACATGGTCTGACCTAGCTCCGCCCCGGCACGGGGAGGGGGACCGTTTGCTTCCTTCAGCAAATGGTGGAGCGGGCCTCCTCACGCGCACCGTTGCCGGCCCACCCCCTCCGTCAGTCTGCGGCTGCCACCTCGCCGTTCCGGGGAGGATCGGGAACTCCTCTCGCCGCCGCGCGCTTTCCCCATCGAACCAAGGAGAAACTCGTGGGTGCAACGACCATAGGCGCGCTGATCGGTGGCGCGATCGATTCGATGAGTGGTGACGACGGCGCCGCGGATGGCGCGATCAAGGGCGCGATCGTCGCCAATGTGCTGAAGGTCGCATTGCCGATCGCCGTTACCTACGCGGTCGGCTGGGCCGTGTTGCGTGGCGCAACGGAATTGAAGGGCGCCGTGTTCGGCGAAGGAGAAAAAGCATGATTCGTGGCATCATCGGTGC contains:
- a CDS encoding histidine triad nucleotide-binding protein codes for the protein MPIDATKPYDDQNIFAKILRDEIPSSRVYEDEWAIAFHDINAQAPIHILVIPRGPYVSWDDFSEKGSAEEIAGFVRAVGHVARDAGLVPRGYRLLANTGRQAGQEVPHLHVHLFAGQPLGPMLVQR
- a CDS encoding phosphoribosyl-ATP diphosphatase; the encoded protein is MPQDFLNTLEATINARRGADPATSYTAQLFARGRGKIAQKVGEEAVETVIAALQDDRQELVAEATDLMFHLMVLLADAELGLDDIRAEMMRREGVSGIDEKAARGA
- the hisF gene encoding imidazole glycerol phosphate synthase subunit HisF, whose translation is MTVRARVIPCLDVANGRVVKGVNFVDLQDAGDPVEQARAYDAAGADELCFLDITASHEARGTILDVVRRTAAVCFMPLTVGGGVRSADDARALLLAGADKVAVNSAAVARPEVVAEIADRFGSQCCVASVDARRTGDRWEVFTHGGRRATGIDAVEHALNLVRLGAGELLVTSMDRDGTRSGYDLDLIRTIADQVAVPVVASGGVGGLDDLVAGVVEGRASAVLAASIFHFGEASIADAHSALAAAGVPVRRPVS
- the hisA gene encoding 1-(5-phosphoribosyl)-5-[(5-phosphoribosylamino)methylideneamino]imidazole-4-carboxamide isomerase, which translates into the protein MASLIVFPAIDLKGGQVVRLAEGDMDRATVYGDDPAAQAMLFAGQGAEYLHVVDLDGAFAGKSVNGEAVASIVAQFPGHVQLGGGIRDRAGIERWFDLGVSRVVIGTAALENPELVKEAARDFPGGIVVAVDAKDGMVATRGWADVSTVEVIDMARRFEDAGVASLLFTDVGRDGMLKGCNVEATVDLARAVRIPVIASGGVKGIGEIHVLALHSKDGVEGVITGRALYDGRLDLAAALSVAAAA
- the hisH gene encoding imidazole glycerol phosphate synthase subunit HisH, coding for MSVALIDYGAGNLHSVHNALQAAGASDVLVTADADAVAKADRIVLPGVGAFAACASALRAVPGMIEALERRVRHEGTPFLGVCVGMQLMAETGEEHGSHPGLGWMQGRVTRLAPADPAAKVPHMGWNDVVATSRHALIQPGEAYFLHSYAYSGADIIATTEHDGPVTAAIGRDNMLGVQFHPEKSQRYGLALLERFLAWRP
- a CDS encoding YciI family protein — encoded protein: MAARHRADGPLCLILLDYVAPLDEVDVHMANHVAWLKRGFDEGVFLIAGRQDPRGGGVIVTRGHRREAEALAVSDPFVTSGVATAQVIAFNASFAAPEIAALLK
- the hisB gene encoding imidazoleglycerol-phosphate dehydratase HisB: MRTATISRSTSETSIAVTVNLDGTGMYNVSTGVGFFDHMLEQLSRHSLIDLDVKTVGDLHIDQHHTVEDTGLAIGECIARALGDKRGIRRYADAISPMDETLTRVAIDISGRPWLVWKTEFSQKRLGEMDTEMFEHFFHSLAQTAGITLHIETLYGQNNHHIAEAAFKGVARALREAVEIDPRKADAIPSTKGVL
- a CDS encoding SspB family protein produces the protein MTDGMPDSLIPYDEIVQEALRAVVGRVLGSVAENGGLPGDHHFYITFKTQASGVDIPQRLIERFPDEMTIVMQNRYWDLLVDDIGFSIGLSFNQIPSKLVIPYAAITGFHDPSVNFELRFQAQEGPDGPDPHDEAENDGPTLVPVEDGSNVVAVDFKRKK
- the fumC gene encoding class II fumarate hydratase → MTDTRTETDSFGPIEVPASAYWGAQTQRSIENFPFGARERMPIEIVHALALVKQAAARVNRDHGLPADIADAIDTAAAEVAAGKLDDHFPLVIWQTGSGTQSNMNVNEVIAGRANELLTGKRGGKSPVHPNDHVNMSQSSNDSFPTALHIAAALTARDRLIPAIKQLEASLLTKVTAWGEIVKIGRTHLQDATPLTLGQEFSGYYAQLRLARTRIVPLIEHGLSKLAQGGTAVGTGLNTPDGFAEAFAATVSDLTGFPFETAPNKFEALATHDTLVDFSGRLNTLAVSLSKIANDIRLLGSGPRSGIGELNLPENEPGSSIMPGKVNPTQCEMLTMVAAQVIGNHTAVTVGGLQGHLELNVFKPLIGAAVLRSIDLLTVGMESFAERCVDGLEPNRARIDDLVARSLMLVTALAPEIGYDNAAKIAKHAHAEGLTLKEAGLALGLVDEPTFDRLVRAEDMV